The DNA segment CGGGGCCGTCGTCGCGCGGTTCCACGAAACTCACCCGTCGGCCACGGTCGCCGCGAAGCGACAGCGCGACCACGAGGTGCCGCTGTTCACCCGCCGCGAGTTCCAGGACGCCATCGAGGCCCTGCTCACGTGCCGCCAGCGCGAGGTGCTCGCGACGGCGTACACCGCGGGCTACTACGCCTCGCCGCGCGAGGCCACCGGCGAGCAGGTCGCGGCCGACCTCGACATCTCGCCCGCGACGTTCTCTCAGCACCTCCGCCGGGCGGAGTACAAGATCCTCTCGGTCCTGTTCGACGACCGACTCCTGGACCCGTAGCGGCGTCGGCTCACTCGTCGACCAGTTCTTCGACGAGCGTCTCTAAACTGTAACTCTCCAGCGGTCGGACCGCGTCCCGGAGCGTCGAGATGACGAACGTCGAGTTGGTGCGCTCGACCTCGTCGATGGCCTCGAACTCGCTGATGAGTCGCTCGACCGCGTCGCTATCGGGGAGTCGCGCGACGACGATGAAGTCGGTTTCGCCCATCGTGAAGTGCGCCTGGGTGACCCCCTCGATGTCCAGCAGTTTCTCGCCGAAGTCCTCGTAGGACCCGCTGTAGTCGACGAGGACCTCGACCAGCACCGTGACGCCCAGGCCCGCCTTCTCCAGGTCGACGTCGTAGAGGTCGTTCTCGATGATGCCCTCCTCGCGGAGGTTGTTGAGTCGGTAGTGGATGGTCGAAACCGGGATGCCGGTTTCCTCGCTCAGTTTCTCGGGGCTCCCGGTCGCGAGGTCCGAGATGGCCTTCAGGATGGTCACGTCGCGCTCGTCCATTTCCGCGTACGTTCGGCGGTCGCACTAATTAATCTCGGTGACTGGCGCGTCGCCAGGCGACGCTGGCCTCGCCGACCGACCCCGCGTCGACCGACGCGGGCGTGGAGGACCACTCGCGGCACCGGTTCCGACCGCCGCCGGACTCTCGTTCGGACTTCATCCGGACACGTCTCGTGACAAACAGACACAAACGGGAAATTGGGAAAATCCTGCAACCATTTCCACTCAACACCGAGTAGTTAGAGAAACCTTTAACACACCGTCGGCCACTCGTTTGAAACAGAATCATGATTCCGTCTCTAATCCGGAGTTATCTCTCACGGACTTCGGTACTGTTCGTTCTATTAGCAACGTTCTGGGGTGGGTCGTTCGTCGCCATCGAAGTCGGCCTCCACCACTTCCCACCGCTGTACTTCGCGGGGATACGCTACGCGGTCGCCGGCGCGGTGGTGCT comes from the Halorussus vallis genome and includes:
- a CDS encoding Lrp/AsnC family transcriptional regulator, producing MDERDVTILKAISDLATGSPEKLSEETGIPVSTIHYRLNNLREEGIIENDLYDVDLEKAGLGVTVLVEVLVDYSGSYEDFGEKLLDIEGVTQAHFTMGETDFIVVARLPDSDAVERLISEFEAIDEVERTNSTFVISTLRDAVRPLESYSLETLVEELVDE